The Papaver somniferum cultivar HN1 chromosome 6, ASM357369v1, whole genome shotgun sequence genome segment GTTTAACAATGTTCTTGCTTATGTCTTCAGAAGCGATGAGAAACAGTAAACTCGAAATGGCAGAACTGGAGCAAAGTAAATCAGACAATAATATATTGAGGATTGCAGAAGAACAAAAGGTATATGCTGTCGTAATCTTTAATTTCAGGTATTGATAACATGTTCAATGTAGATAATCATGTTATTAATTATCTCTGTCTGGATTGTGGTCTCAGAGAGTGAAGGAAGCTCGTCTTAgaaaaagaattgaagaagaaaagaaatcggATGCCAAAGATAAACTGGAATTAGAGGTTGAACTGTTGACAGGGAGATTGAAAACCTTGACGCACATGTCAGGTGATGACGCAGATTTAGAGTTGGCGAAGAAGGTTGAGGATTTGACCATAGATTTGAAAGACAAGAAAGAAGAACTAGAAGACCTTGAGGCCATGAACCAGACTCTTATAGTCAAGGAACGGCAAAGCAACGACGAGCTTCAGGAAGATCGAAAAGAACTAATCAATGTGAGTTGTACGTCTCTCCTCTGTTCTCTTTTCCTTAAAACCTGTAGTCACTTAGCTCATTTTTCACCGTTCTGCTTTTGTTGACAAGCAAACCTTTACCATGTATAAAATGGTGGATCAGGGTAAAGCAGCAAGGCGTAGATAAAATTGCAAGCATTTTTCCTTGCTGCTGAACGTAATATATTTTTTCGATTGGAACTGTAATCTACATACTGTATCCTAACAGAACAACTATTACTTGATTCTAGCTACTTAAAGAAACAAGCGATCGTGCTATCATCCGAGTTAAGAGAATGGGGGAACTTGATCCTAACCCTCTCCATGACGCGTGCAAGAGGAAGAAATGAAGCAGAAGTCAAGGCTTCTTTACTTTGCACTTATTGGCAAGATGAGATTAAATATTCGAATTGGTTTCCTTTTGTAAATGTCCAAGTTGGGGAAAATAAATACAAGGTACTCTCTTTCACTGAATTTTTAACCAGCCTTATTATTATCAAGACTTGCATACATATTTAGTGCATAGATATGATAAGAATTCGTTAATCTCTAAACTCAACTGAACTAAACTATTGTAGACGGAAATAAATGAGAAGCTGAGTCGTCTAAGGAATGAAATGGGTGAAGAGGtattcaaagatgtgaaaactgCGTTGTTGGAGCTGAACGAATACAATGGTAGTGGGAGGTACATAGTCCCAGAACTGTGGAACTTCAAAGACGGAATAAGGGCCACAGTGAATCCAAAGATTAAccaaatcaaagaagaagaagtgaactacAAGAATATATTTGCATTGAGAACAACTCTAGCTTAGTGGTGCCATGAATTCTTTTGTTGACTTTGGTTGGTTTCTTATAGTATAATTTTACAACCAACAAGTAAAGAAGAATTATAGTATAATTTTACAACAGAAGAATAAtggcaaaagaaaagaaaagtgctTATTTATAATGTGCATAACAGAAGAATAAAAAAGTCTCAAACCAAATACTAATTAAAGTTACTATCAAGTTTCATCTAATAGTTCCATCTCAAGTCATGATGTTTTTTAGCATCAGCAGCAATACTACTACAGCAATAACATAAATTAAAACAGAACTAGAAACCTCATCTAAGACCAGCTATAACCTGGTTAATTAGACACCACTTAAACCCAATCAACAATTCAAGTCAGAAGCTTTCTTAAACATCTAGATAGCTTTCTGGTACCTCTTTCTTTGGATAGACCTTATATCTCATTCTCCCAAACTCTTCCCTAGTCAAATCAGCAAATGGGGTTAATCCTAAAGAGTAGGTGGCATCGACCTTTTTGTAATGTTGGTTGACACGTTGAGCCTTGCCTTTAAATATAGCAAACCTCTCCTCGAAAGCTTCTCTATCTTCCACGTCAAAATGGTGTACATGACTAAGCGAGAGCCACTTCTTGAACAAAGCACGGAGCTTGGCCTCAGAATTGAGAATATCATCGGTTACCTTTAGGGCTGTGCATGAAAGATTATTATAGGAGTAAGATGAGGAAAAGTTGCCAAGGAGAAAAACAAACATCTTCATATGCAACTTTTACCTTCACGTCGCTTTGCCTTTTCTGGACTAACAGAATACAATGTGGTGCTGCACATAAACATAACATTTACTAATGAGCAAAAAAAGTAGTCAAGGTACCAATCCATCGCACAGCCAATCCAAAAGGAACCACACAAACCTGAACAATCTGCAACTCTGACCCAATGGTATAGCAGTCCAAGCGGTTGTACCAGTACTTGCAGGTAGCTGCAAAGTCAAGGGGAATTAGTATCCACATAAGTACCATGAATAACAAGGAACAACGAACTAAAATTAcccaaaagtaaaagaaaaaatcatgaatCTGAAATTCATGCCTTACTACGATTGCATCTCACAAATCAGATAGAGATAGGCAAATCTATTCCATTCAAAACAACCAAGAATGAACAAAAACTAcacaaaatgattttattttcttattcaaaacaaaaaatcatgAATCTGAAAAcaatagaaaaagaaaatcatgCCTTAACTACAATTGCATTGCATCCGACATAATCTATTCCATTCGAACCTCACTAACCAAAATCAAATACCTAAACATTAGACAATAAATCAAACCAGAGCAGTCAAATCTTTCCACTCGAACTTCACTAACCAAAATGAAATACCTACAACATTCGACCTTCAATCAAACATTACACACTAAATTGAACCAGAACAGTTGCATCTGACAATATCAGT includes the following:
- the LOC113286828 gene encoding probable cysteine protease RD21C gives rise to the protein MATLILLRSSRSALKSADLASRCLPASTGTTAWTAIPLGQSCRLFSTTLYSVSPEKAKRREALKVTDDILNSEAKLRALFKKWLSLSHVHHFDVEDREAFEERFAIFKGKAQRVNQHYKKVDATYSLGLTPFADLTREEFGRMRYKVYPKKEVPESYLDV